Genomic DNA from Marinobacter sp. LV10MA510-1:
TTGCGCGGTGCGCTCGCTATCAATGTCGGCGGGCCGTGTTTCAGGTGTGGTCACCGAGAAAGGTGAGATACGTTGCGAGCAGGTTCTTCTGGCAGGTGGCGCCTGGTCACGACGCTTTCTTGGCAATGCCGGTGTAAGCCTGCCAACGCTGCCGCTGATTTGTTCTGTGTTGAGAACACAGCCAATGGAAGGTCCCACGAACATCGCCGTGGGTGGCCCGGATTTTTCGTTCCGCAAGCATCAGGACGGTGGCTTTATCATTACCCAGCGCGGCAAGCTTGACGCTCCTTTGACGCTGGATCATCTGCTGATTGGCTGGCGCTACATGGATCAGCTACGTAATCAGCGGAGTTTTCTGAATATGAATTTCGGCCAGGCCTTCTTTAAGGATCTAAAACTGAAGCGTCGTTGGAAACCCGATAGCCAAACTCCGTTTGAGCTCGTCCGCACCAATAATCCTGCGCCAAATATGGTGCTGAACCAGGATGCTTTAAACAACTTGAAAGCGGCCTGGCCAGCGTTTGACGAGGCGAAAATAGAGGAAGCCTGGGCTGGCGTGATCGATGTAACACCGGACTCCAACCCTGTAATTGATCACATAGAAACTATTCCTGGTCTGATGGTCGCAACCGGCTTTTCCGGCCATGGTTTTGGTACAGGCCCGGCTGCAGGGCAACTTGCAGCGGATCTTCTATCCAATGTCGAGCCTATTATTGATCCCTATCCTTATCGGTTTGATCGACTGTAATCGTATTTTTCAATCACCAAAGTTCCTTAAATCAGTAAAACTGAGATCGTGAAGAGGGTTAAAGCAACATGCTGCCAACCGTGAAGACCATTGTTT
This window encodes:
- a CDS encoding NAD(P)/FAD-dependent oxidoreductase; translated protein: MTRTLNPVTTADELPSSTSVVIIGGGIVGVSAALALAERNISVVLLEKGQIAGEQSSRNLGWIRKTSRHLDDIPLAQAADRLWAALPERIGREVGYRQAGITFLARTPEQMAMHEAWHKSVEHLSLGSELLAPSDIDRLVPDGKGPWVGGIHTPSDGYAEPAIAASAIAEAAIKLGAVVRQNCAVRSLSMSAGRVSGVVTEKGEIRCEQVLLAGGAWSRRFLGNAGVSLPTLPLICSVLRTQPMEGPTNIAVGGPDFSFRKHQDGGFIITQRGKLDAPLTLDHLLIGWRYMDQLRNQRSFLNMNFGQAFFKDLKLKRRWKPDSQTPFELVRTNNPAPNMVLNQDALNNLKAAWPAFDEAKIEEAWAGVIDVTPDSNPVIDHIETIPGLMVATGFSGHGFGTGPAAGQLAADLLSNVEPIIDPYPYRFDRL